A DNA window from Gorilla gorilla gorilla isolate KB3781 chromosome 19, NHGRI_mGorGor1-v2.1_pri, whole genome shotgun sequence contains the following coding sequences:
- the LOC129528132 gene encoding uncharacterized protein, with amino-acid sequence MASGRQVLDQDPAEVSGRAVGATVFSNASTRRMDFLQALRDSGPSGTFPDLGGSGPQLPGSTPAASLASWWVEGLRTQSADPEARRRPGVRGPPCPSISKAFCLSAPLTGHPGWTGLAYAPQRVRHPQQGLGVLCPRLTWKGGRKDAVVPFSGQIFWPDSAFRAATSGDSALPPWRPPGRLAPLGDPSVDTPVKTGLPGSRLSQSAPRSVPVRASSSRVPATLGQTWKPSGRRRRPGLGCADTAPATFLRRWRAEIILGVPTQHFPP; translated from the coding sequence ATGGCGTCCGGTCGTCAAGTTCTGGATCAGGACCCTGCGGAGGTCTCAGGGCGGGCGGTGGGGGCCACTGTGTTCTCCAACGCAAGCACGCGGAGAATGGATTTTCTTCAGGCCCTGAGGGACAGCGGGCCCTCAGGAACCTTCCCTGATCTTGGTGGATCTGGGCCCCAGCTCCCTGGATCCACCCCAGCCGCATCTCTGGCCTCCTGGTGGGTTGAGGGACTGCGGACCCAGAGTGCGGACCCGGAAGCGAGAAGGAGACCTGGCGTCAGGGGTCCCCCATGTCCCTCGATCTCTAAAGCCTTCTGCCTCAGCGCGCCCCTGACTGGACACCCTGGTTGGACTGGCTTGGCCTATGCGCCCCAGCGCGTTAGGCACCCACAACAGGGCCTGGGTGTTCTCTGCCCCCGGTTAACGTGGAAAGGAGGCCGCAAGGACGCAGTGGTCCCTTTTTCTGGCCAGATTTTCTGGCCAGATTCGGCCTTCAGAGCGGCCACCTCCGGAGACTCGGCCCTGCCACCCTGGCGCCCGCCCGGACGCCTCGCTCCCTTGGGAGACCCTAGTGTAGACACCCCGGTGAAAACGGGCCTGCCCGGGTCCAGGCTGAGCCAGAGTGCGCCCAGGAGTGTTCCAGTCAGAGCCTCCAGTTCTCGAGTCCCAGCGACCCTCGGTCAGACCTGGAAGCcctctgggaggaggaggaggccgggACTGGGCTGCGCGGACACAGCCCCAGCCACCTTCCTACGGAGATGGCGG